The Candidatus Deferrimicrobiaceae bacterium nucleotide sequence GGCGTGCCACGTTCGCGGGGCGCAGAGCATCCTCGACAAGTTCAGGCGCGAACTGAAGATCGAAGTGGGTGAAACCACGGACGACCTCAAGTATTCGCTGGACAAGGTCGCCTGCGTGGGCGCGTGCGCGCTCGGCCCCATCGTGGTGGAAAACGTTACGTATCACGCGCACATGAAACTGGACAAGGTAGGGAAGCTGCTGAAAAGGGGGGGCAGGAAGTGACCCGGTTGGCATCCTTCGACGACCTGGTGAAACGGCGCGGCGAGATCGCGGCCGGCCGGGCCCCGAACCGCGCCACCCTGGTTCTGGGGGACGGCACCTGCGGTCGCGCGTCGGGTTCGTCCGAGGTCCGCGCGGCGCTCTCGGAGGCGATTTCGAGTTTGGACACGGAAAAGCGCCTGGCATTTCGAACCACCGGCTGCCATGGCTTCTGCCAGATCGAGCCGAACGTCCAGGTTCTCCCGGACGAGACGCTTTACGTGCATGTGAAGCCCGAGAACGCGCAGTCCATCGTGGAGGCCGCGCTTTCCGGGAAAGTCCTGAAAAACCTCACGTACAAGGACGGACAGAAAAAGAGCTGCGCCAAGATTACGGATGTGCCGTTCTACAAGCGGCAGATGCGACTGCTAAGCGGTCTGAACGTGTACGTGGACCCGCTGCGGATCGAGGACTACATCGCCATAGACGGGTACCAGGCGCTGGCCAAGGCTCTTTTCACGATGACGCCCGACTTCGTCGTGGAAGAGGTGATCAAGGCCAATCTTCGCGGGCGCGGCGGCGGCGGCTTCCCGGCCGGTTGGAAATGGGATTCCGTGAGGAAGGCCGAAGGCGAGCCGAAGTACGTGGTCTGCAACGCGGACGAGGGCGATCCGGGCGCGTACATGGACCGCTCGCTTCTGGAGGGCAATCCGCACCTGGTGATCGAGGGCATGCTCATCGGCGCTTTCGCCATCGGCAGCCACGAGGGCTACGTGTACGTACGCAACGAATACCCGCTCGCGGTGCAGAACCTGATCGTGGCGCTCGATCAGGCGCGCGAGCACGGGCTTTTGGGGAAAAACATCCTCGGCAGCGGGTTCGACTTCGACATCAGGATCAACCGCGGCGGCGGCGCATTCGTGTGCGGCGAGTCGTCCGCGCTCATGCAGTCGATCGAGGGACGGCCCGGCGAGCCGATCCCCAAGTACGTGCACATGTCCGAGCGCGGGCTGTACAACAAGCCCACGAACCTGAACAACGTGGAGACCTGGGCCAACGTGCCCTTCATTGTGAACCGCGGCGCGGACTGGTACCGGACCATCGGCACGGAGGGAAGCAAGGGCACCAAGATCTTCTCGCTGGTCGGCAACATCAACAACACCGGCCAGGTCGAGGTGCCGATGGGCATCTCCTTGCGGGAGATCGTGGAAGGGATCGGCGGCGGCATTCCCAACCGCCGGAAGTTCAAGGCCGTGCAGACCGGCGGGCCCTCGGGCGGGTGCCTCCCGGCCGACTGCCTGGACGTGCCGGTGGACTTCGACCAGCTCACGAAGCTGGGGTCGATGATGGGCTCGGGCGGCATGATCGTCATGGACGAGGACTCGTGCATGGTGGACGTGGCGCGGTACTTCACCAACTTCCTGGTGGAGGAATCGTGCGGCAAATGCGTGCCTTGCCGCGAGGGCGTCATGCAGCTTCGGGACATCCTGAACGACATCACGCAGGGCCGGGGCCGGGAGGGCGACGTCGAGCTGATGGAGGACCTGTCCAAGGTCGTCATCGATTGCTCGCTGTGCGCGCTGGGCCAGTCGGCGCCCAATCCGCTTTTGACCACGATCCGCTACTTCCGGGACGAGTACGTGGCGCACATCCACGACAAGAAGTGCCCGGCCCGGCGCTGCACGGCGCTGATTTCGTTTCGCATCGACGCGGAGAATTGCACGGGCTGCGCATTGTGTAAAAAACAGTGCCCCACGGTCGCCATCGCCGGCGAAAAGAAAAAGACGCACGTGATCGACCCGGAAAAGTGCATCCGTTGCGGCGCGTGCTTCGAAGTGTGCAAATTCGACGCGGTCATCAAGGAGTAGGTCGTGAACGCCAAGGAACACACCCTCACCATCGACGGTCGATCGATCACCGTGAAGCGGGACACGCTCCTGATCGAGGCCTGCAAAAAGCTCTGCATCGAGGTTCCGACCCTTTGCCACAACGAGAACCTTAAGCCCTACGGCGTGTGCCGATTCTGTCAGGTCGAGCTGAACGAAGGAAAGCGCACGCGGCTCGTGCCCTCGTGCGTATACGAGATCCGCAAGGACGGCTTGACGGTCACGACCGATTCGGAGCGGATCCGAAACAACCGCAAGTGGCTCATCCAACTGCTGCTCGCGCGGTGCGACAGGCAAAAGGACGTGCTCGACTTCGCCGCGAAACACGGCGTCGCGCCCATCGAACGGCTCACGAAAAAGAACGACGACTGCATCCTGTGCGGGCAGTGCGTGCGGGCCTGCAGCGAGATCGTGGGTGTGGGCGCGATCGGCTACGAGAGGCGCGGCGAAAAGCGCGAGGTCACGTCGCCGTACCGCGACAAAAACCCGGTCTGCATCGCCTGTGGCACGTGCGTGTACGTGTGCCCCACGCATTGCATCGCCATGACGGAGGAAAAAGGTGTCCGCACGATCAGCCGCTACGCGGGCGAAAAGAAGATGGTCGTGCGCGAGGCCAAGATGCTCACGTGCGGGAAGTGCGGCAACTACTTTCTGCCGTCGCCCGTAGCGGAAGTCTTTGCAAAGAAAATGGGCATCGACCCGACCGTTTTCACCTGCCCGAGTTGCCGGTAATCCGGATAAAAAACGCCCGTTTCAAATTTTGAAGCGGGCGTTTCCGTGTAGGGAAAGCGAAACCCTCTCCTTTGCGTCAGCGATCCCGTCGATGGTCTCCGGGATGGGCGTTCGAGTATACTTAAGCCAATGGAAAAACGACAACCGAAGCTTCCCGCAGTGAGGTTTTTGATCCTGTGATCGGACACCTTGCCAAGAGCCCCTGATTTCCCGGACAAGGAGGGATCTCATGTCTGCCCAAGTTCCTCTTCATGGCAAACGCGGCGTTGATCTGCTGCACGATCCGGTATTGAACAAAGGCACAGCCTTCTCCGAGACAGAGCGGGATGGGTTGGGCCTGCGCGGCCTCCTGCCGGCACGCGTGTTCACGCAAGAGGGACAAGTGGCGCGTGTGCTGGAGAACATCCGCCGCAAGACCAGCGACATCGAGAAGTACATCTTCCTGGTCTCGCTGCAGGACCGCAACGAGACCCTGTTCTACCGCGTGGTCATGGAAAACGTCGAGGAGATGGTACCCCTCATCTACACTCCGACGGTAGGCCAGGGCTGTCAGGAGTTCGGACACATTTTCCGCCGCCCGCGCGGTATGTTTATTACGCACAAAGATCGGGGTCACGTCCGGCACCTTCTGCGGAATTGGCCGTACAGCGATGTCCGCATGATCGTCGTCACCGACGGCGAACGGATCCTCGGCCTCGGCGACCTCGGCGCGAACGGCATGGGCATCCCGGGGGGGAAGCTC carries:
- a CDS encoding NADH-quinone oxidoreductase subunit NuoF, which translates into the protein MASFDDLVKRRGEIAAGRAPNRATLVLGDGTCGRASGSSEVRAALSEAISSLDTEKRLAFRTTGCHGFCQIEPNVQVLPDETLYVHVKPENAQSIVEAALSGKVLKNLTYKDGQKKSCAKITDVPFYKRQMRLLSGLNVYVDPLRIEDYIAIDGYQALAKALFTMTPDFVVEEVIKANLRGRGGGGFPAGWKWDSVRKAEGEPKYVVCNADEGDPGAYMDRSLLEGNPHLVIEGMLIGAFAIGSHEGYVYVRNEYPLAVQNLIVALDQAREHGLLGKNILGSGFDFDIRINRGGGAFVCGESSALMQSIEGRPGEPIPKYVHMSERGLYNKPTNLNNVETWANVPFIVNRGADWYRTIGTEGSKGTKIFSLVGNINNTGQVEVPMGISLREIVEGIGGGIPNRRKFKAVQTGGPSGGCLPADCLDVPVDFDQLTKLGSMMGSGGMIVMDEDSCMVDVARYFTNFLVEESCGKCVPCREGVMQLRDILNDITQGRGREGDVELMEDLSKVVIDCSLCALGQSAPNPLLTTIRYFRDEYVAHIHDKKCPARRCTALISFRIDAENCTGCALCKKQCPTVAIAGEKKKTHVIDPEKCIRCGACFEVCKFDAVIKE
- a CDS encoding 2Fe-2S iron-sulfur cluster-binding protein, which encodes MNAKEHTLTIDGRSITVKRDTLLIEACKKLCIEVPTLCHNENLKPYGVCRFCQVELNEGKRTRLVPSCVYEIRKDGLTVTTDSERIRNNRKWLIQLLLARCDRQKDVLDFAAKHGVAPIERLTKKNDDCILCGQCVRACSEIVGVGAIGYERRGEKREVTSPYRDKNPVCIACGTCVYVCPTHCIAMTEEKGVRTISRYAGEKKMVVREAKMLTCGKCGNYFLPSPVAEVFAKKMGIDPTVFTCPSCR